The Enterococcus rotai genome includes a window with the following:
- a CDS encoding response regulator transcription factor, whose protein sequence is MIKLIIAEDQGLLSSALATILGLEEDLEVVGIAKNGVEALELIEKHQPDVCLTDIEMPLKTGLDIAEELQCREQKVIILTTFAREGYFERAVKANVSGYLLKDTPTDELIENIRAVMQGKKFYSPELVTGLFSQQENPLTEREQEVLLAVGEGLSSKEIAGKLFLTSGTVRNYMSEILNKLGAKNRIEAVSIAKEKGWI, encoded by the coding sequence ATGATTAAACTAATTATCGCTGAAGATCAAGGGTTACTGTCATCAGCTTTAGCAACGATTCTGGGATTAGAAGAGGATTTAGAAGTTGTAGGGATCGCCAAAAATGGTGTGGAAGCATTGGAACTGATTGAAAAGCATCAACCAGATGTTTGTTTGACTGATATCGAAATGCCTTTAAAAACGGGCTTGGATATAGCGGAAGAGTTACAGTGTCGAGAACAAAAGGTGATTATTTTAACTACGTTTGCTAGAGAAGGTTATTTTGAACGTGCCGTGAAAGCGAACGTATCAGGTTATCTTCTAAAAGACACGCCGACCGACGAGCTGATTGAAAATATCCGAGCTGTGATGCAAGGGAAAAAATTTTATTCCCCTGAACTGGTAACTGGACTGTTTTCACAGCAAGAAAATCCTTTGACTGAACGGGAACAAGAAGTGTTGCTCGCAGTAGGGGAGGGCTTGTCCTCAAAGGAAATTGCGGGAAAGTTGTTTTTGACGAGCGGAACGGTACGAAATTATATGTCAGAGATTTTGAATAAACTAGGGGCAAAAAACCGAATTGAAGCGGTAAGTATTGCGAAGGAAAAAGGCTGGATTTGA
- a CDS encoding MucBP domain-containing protein, producing the protein MKKTIVSMIVLATAVFLLPLSSEAAQLNFYDIDTLSSQEKEAIIKEKPSISSEYEQYTIVYQKDSAGAGTDEHTDLGGSFGQGNSGKTLKSTTQSALPKAGELDHANLLLYGSGIIAISLFALYKRKKYSKLLLVILIPASLGTRSLTVLAAGESLIPTETISLSKGEVKSIEPTVIEGYTYVGYFPVGQTNPPKGDSTIIVRYVDGNNNELHGSQIITGTIGENYDASTEKYVLAISGYTLNEAKLPVNATGMFEEKEQTVTYEYEKEADKEGTVTIRYLNTDGVDIMPSDSLSGEIGKAFHIEKKEIPNFLFKHAEGELDGVFSQEKTTIKLYYTDEVKINIHYINKSTKEPLMLNSLNYYADYLRPELSDIDDYYYTSSYNGKTYSSGSVVSSDQVTVKAGTEYILPKEIRFLITKPDGQTMDSFTFPKVIVTSDGGWIAGIDSYSNYLFFSERPEYIPENYKGTADQLEINVTYELTYITTAIPEP; encoded by the coding sequence ATGAAAAAGACTATTGTCAGCATGATAGTTTTAGCAACAGCGGTATTTTTATTGCCATTATCAAGTGAAGCAGCACAACTTAATTTTTATGATATTGATACACTTAGTTCACAGGAAAAAGAAGCTATTATCAAAGAAAAACCTTCAATAAGTTCAGAGTATGAGCAGTATACGATTGTTTATCAAAAGGATTCAGCAGGTGCTGGAACGGATGAACATACTGACTTAGGCGGTTCATTTGGACAGGGAAACTCTGGAAAGACTTTAAAGTCAACGACCCAGTCCGCGTTACCAAAAGCGGGAGAACTTGATCATGCTAATTTACTCTTATACGGAAGTGGTATTATTGCGATTAGTTTATTTGCTTTATATAAACGAAAAAAGTATAGCAAGCTGTTATTGGTTATTTTGATTCCAGCTTCGTTAGGAACGCGCTCACTGACGGTCTTAGCAGCGGGGGAATCATTGATTCCAACAGAAACTATTTCACTTTCTAAAGGGGAAGTAAAAAGTATTGAGCCTACTGTGATCGAAGGGTATACCTATGTAGGTTATTTTCCAGTAGGGCAAACTAATCCGCCGAAAGGAGACTCGACAATCATTGTCCGTTATGTTGACGGAAATAACAATGAACTTCATGGATCGCAGATAATTACGGGGACAATTGGTGAAAACTATGATGCATCGACAGAAAAATATGTATTAGCAATCTCAGGCTATACTTTAAACGAGGCTAAATTACCAGTGAATGCTACTGGTATGTTTGAAGAAAAAGAGCAAACAGTCACTTATGAGTACGAAAAAGAGGCTGATAAAGAAGGAACGGTCACGATTCGTTATTTAAATACAGATGGTGTTGACATCATGCCATCCGATAGTTTAAGTGGGGAAATCGGCAAGGCTTTCCATATTGAGAAAAAGGAAATTCCAAACTTTTTATTTAAGCACGCAGAAGGTGAACTGGATGGAGTATTTTCACAGGAAAAAACAACTATCAAGTTATATTATACAGATGAAGTAAAAATAAACATTCATTACATTAATAAAAGCACGAAAGAACCACTTATGTTGAACTCTCTAAACTACTATGCTGATTACTTACGACCAGAGCTAAGTGATATTGATGATTATTATTATACGAGTTCCTATAATGGGAAAACATATAGCTCAGGTAGCGTTGTATCATCTGATCAAGTAACAGTAAAAGCTGGAACGGAGTATATATTACCAAAAGAAATCAGATTTTTGATCACCAAACCAGATGGACAAACAATGGACAGCTTCACTTTTCCAAAGGTCATTGTAACATCTGACGGTGGATGGATCGCAGGCATTGATAGTTATTCCAACTACTTGTTTTTCAGCGAACGACCAGAGTACATTCCTGAAAACTATAAAGGAACGGCAGATCAACTCGAGATAAATGTTACGTATGAACTAACCTATATCACAACTGCTATTCCAGAACCTTGA
- a CDS encoding MucBP domain-containing protein, protein MKKTISFNLCLLTVFLAFLLIAQPTTIIFYAKEEERQYWELVSHSASQEGIFTNEPQEVVFVYRKKTVSIPSRMLTIEYPTVVVPPGQKPTTQYGTLLGNLSGIFLFGSTRL, encoded by the coding sequence ATGAAAAAAACAATATCTTTTAATCTGTGCTTATTAACAGTTTTTCTAGCTTTTTTACTAATCGCCCAGCCAACAACGATTATTTTTTATGCTAAGGAGGAAGAACGTCAATACTGGGAATTAGTGAGTCACTCTGCTTCACAAGAAGGAATATTTACAAACGAGCCTCAAGAAGTTGTTTTTGTTTATCGGAAAAAAACTGTCTCAATTCCCTCGCGAATGCTCACTATAGAATATCCTACTGTAGTGGTTCCTCCTGGACAGAAACCGACTACGCAATACGGAACATTATTAGGAAATCTTTCAGGGATTTTTCTTTTCGGTTCAACTCGATTGTAA